A part of Aegilops tauschii subsp. strangulata cultivar AL8/78 chromosome 2, Aet v6.0, whole genome shotgun sequence genomic DNA contains:
- the LOC109735305 gene encoding uncharacterized protein, protein MGEYAAAKTSVWWDIENCAVPRSCDPQLIVQNMSSALATAGYRGPISVSAYGDTHQIAHNVQHALSSTGVSLHHVPAGIKDASDKKILVDMLFWAIDNPPPANYLLISGDRDFSHAIHKLKMRRYNILLAQPPNVSQTLTAAAKSVWLWKSLVAGEPPLEQSPYISSTSCGNKDDLATSRNIVSSSLDVTQDANPEVQNILYDRQSGSNGMADKKCEVKRPREMETDNVSKPASKKQLKKMIGLANTSTKQTAFKKPTQGQLKAVKGQGLICYKCGDGHRAAECTFSGDCHGCGRQGHKDRVCKANPNSVVKWQPAHAQDLVTPSPGSVSRQATPHVPSPPPASPVAAAPPQTTAETPSGPTSTPPPECLQETPAMPTAVSLGKPDVVTQPTSSAPHPPTAVLAHRPMAGPGQYHQVGASRPFPAWTPPPWCFLQATPAVLSPPPAPVPPHTGDGKFSAPAQSGVYAMSTAVSLGKPDVMTQRASSAPHPPTAFLAAHRSVTGQYHQVGASQLQPASSAPRPPTAVLAHQPVAGQYHQVGASQLHLASSAPHPPTAVLAHQSVAGQYHQVGASQLHPAWTFPPGYFWQAMQLLLQQRRS, encoded by the exons ATGGGGGAGTACGCGGCGGCCAAGACGTCGGTGTGGTGGGACATCGAGAACTGCGCCGTCCCGCGCAGCTGCGACCCCCAGCTCATCGTCCAGAACATGAGCTCCGCCCTCGCCACCGCCGGCTACCGCGGCCCCATCTCCGTCTCCGCCTACGGGGACACCCACCAAATCGCCCACAACGTCCAGCACGCCCTCTCCAGcaccggcgtctccctccaccACGTCCCCGCCG GCATTAAAGATGCAAGTGATAAGAAGATCTTGGTTGACATGCTGTTCTGGGCTATTGACAATCCTCCACCAGCAAATTATCTGCTTATCTCTGGTGACCGGGACTTCTCTCATGCCATTCAtaagcttaaaatgaggcgatacaATATTTTATTGGCACAACCTCCAAACGTGTCTCAAACACTTACTGCTGCAGCAAAGAGTGTTTGGCTCTGGAAAAGCCTTGTGGCTGGAGAACCACCATTAGAACAGTCACCATACATAAGCAGCACATCTTGTGGCAATAAGGATGATTTGGCTACATCAAGGAACATAGTTTCTAGTTCTTTGGATGTGACTCAAGATGCCAACCCTGAAGTGCAGAATATTTTGTATGATCGTCAAAGCGGTTCTAATGGCATGGCAGATAAGAAATGTGAAGTTAAGCGACCTCGAGAAATGGAGACAGACAATGTGTCCAAACCAGCAAGCAAAAAGCAGCTGAAGAAGATGATTGGGCTGGCAAATACCAGCACTAAGCAAACTGCTTTCAAGAAACCAACGCAAGGGCAACTAAAAGCAGTCAAGGGGCAGGGCTTGATCTGCTATAAGTGTGGTGATGGGCACCGTGCTGCAGAGTGCACCTTTAGTGGCGACTGCCACGGTTGTGGCCGACAGGGCCACAAGGATCGAGTGTGCAAAGCGAATCCTAACAGCGTTGTCAAGTGGCAGCCGGCACATGCACAAGACTTAGTCACGCCCTCACCAGGGTCTGTCTCCCGGCAGGCGACCCCTCATGTGCCTTCTCCACCTCCAGCTTCCCCTGTCGCGGCTGCGCCGCCACAGACAACTGCTGAAACTCCTTCTGGCCCAACTTCGACACCACCACCGGAGTGCTTGCAGGAGACTCCTGCCATGCCGACAGCTGTGTCATTGGGTAAACCAGACGTGGTGACGCAACCGACATCTTCAGCCCCTCATCCTCCTACGGCTGTTCTAGCTCACCGGCCAATGGCAGGACCAGGACAGTATCATCAAGTGGGTGCTTCTCGGCCGTTTCCAGCTTGGACACCACCACCATGGTGCTTCTTGCAGGCGACTCCTGCTGTGCTAAGTCCACCTCCGGCTCCTGTGCCGCCACATACGGGTGATGGAAAATTTTCTGCCCCAGCTCAGTCTGGAGTCTACGCCATGTCAACAGCTGTGTCATTGGGTAAACCAGACGTGATGACGCAACGGGCATCTTCAGCCCCTCATCCTCCTACGGCATTTCTAGCAGCTCACCGATCAGTCACAGGACAGTATCATCAAGTGGGTGCTTCTCAGCTGCAACCGGCATCTTCAGCCCCTCGTCCTCCTACGGCAGTTCTAGCTCACCAACCTGTCGCAGGACAGTATCATCAAGTGGGTGCTTCTCAGCTGCACCTGGCATCTTCAGCCCCTCATCCTCCTACGGCAGTTCTAGCTCACCAATCAGTCGCAGGACAGTACCATCAAGTGGGTGCTTCTCAGCTGCATCCAGCTTGGACATTTCCTCCGGGGTACTTCTGGCAGGCAATGCAGCTTCTCCTGCAGCAGCGCCGCTCGTGA